One genomic window of Helicobacter canis includes the following:
- a CDS encoding methyl-accepting chemotaxis protein: protein MLKTFRAKMIFTLIVFFVVGVLGLIALLQSNFNKLAKKESTHTVNMLSKSIFYTIRAGMNIGSREAIEASVQDSKSIPGIEDVKIYQAPSVVELFAIQEPLIPTEVVRKVFDGKESVLESSGEFALLYEPLIAQDSCLMCHANAQKDEVLGVMELKISLKELHEGIVESMYWVIGTTAVACLMALGGLWVFFERELIAPLGFLRAMAQDLTSTKEGDLTKRIAIKRQDEVGITSSFFNRFIEKIQNTIKIAKNVSTENLQTINNLNEISLELSKNSSIQVAHIDTVGVFAKDIAQQTQQTKDDIAKMVENVSNTQNALDEFIQDLESVASKMQQSSQDHQQIFESAKVLVENADQTRQTLSFIADIADQTNLLALNAAIEAARAGEHGRGFAVVADEVRKLAERTQKSLNEISAMTNASVQSIQEVGEEIQSTAQEAQQVADQAQDLINNAHRTKELLDQSLQASGNIAKKNEEIFAKTLSLSQQMEEIIKLSSRTKELGKQVESIVKSTEQKTKELDGGISAFKT from the coding sequence ATGTTAAAGACTTTCCGTGCGAAGATGATTTTTACATTGATTGTGTTTTTTGTCGTGGGGGTGCTTGGGCTAATCGCCCTGCTGCAAAGCAACTTCAACAAACTTGCCAAAAAAGAATCCACTCACACAGTAAATATGCTTAGTAAATCTATCTTCTACACAATCCGCGCGGGTATGAATATCGGCTCAAGAGAAGCCATTGAAGCTAGCGTGCAGGACTCTAAATCTATCCCAGGTATCGAAGATGTCAAGATCTATCAAGCTCCAAGCGTGGTGGAGCTCTTTGCCATACAGGAGCCGCTTATCCCCACAGAAGTCGTGCGCAAGGTCTTTGATGGCAAGGAGTCAGTGCTAGAATCTAGCGGAGAGTTTGCTCTGCTCTATGAGCCGCTTATAGCCCAAGATAGTTGCCTTATGTGCCACGCCAATGCGCAAAAAGATGAAGTCCTAGGCGTTATGGAGCTGAAAATCTCGCTCAAAGAGCTGCACGAAGGGATTGTAGAGAGTATGTATTGGGTCATTGGCACAACGGCTGTGGCGTGTCTAATGGCATTGGGCGGGCTGTGGGTGTTTTTTGAAAGGGAGCTTATCGCTCCACTAGGATTTTTACGCGCTATGGCACAGGATCTCACCAGCACCAAAGAGGGCGATCTCACCAAACGCATAGCCATAAAGAGACAAGATGAAGTAGGGATCACTTCATCATTTTTCAATCGCTTTATAGAAAAAATCCAAAACACCATAAAAATCGCTAAAAATGTCTCCACGGAAAATCTCCAGACTATAAACAATCTCAATGAAATCTCCCTAGAGCTATCCAAAAACTCCTCCATACAAGTAGCACATATCGATACGGTTGGTGTGTTTGCCAAAGATATAGCCCAGCAGACTCAGCAGACTAAAGATGATATTGCCAAAATGGTAGAAAATGTCTCAAACACGCAAAATGCGCTTGATGAGTTTATACAAGATCTAGAATCTGTCGCAAGCAAAATGCAGCAATCAAGCCAAGATCATCAGCAGATTTTTGAAAGCGCGAAAGTCCTTGTAGAAAATGCCGACCAAACGCGCCAAACACTCTCTTTCATAGCAGATATTGCTGATCAAACCAATCTTCTAGCCTTAAATGCTGCCATTGAAGCCGCTAGAGCAGGGGAGCACGGCAGGGGCTTTGCTGTGGTGGCAGATGAGGTAAGAAAGCTAGCGGAGCGCACGCAAAAATCCTTAAACGAAATCTCTGCGATGACAAATGCGAGTGTGCAGAGCATACAAGAAGTAGGAGAAGAGATCCAATCCACCGCGCAAGAAGCCCAGCAAGTCGCAGACCAAGCCCAAGATCTCATCAATAACGCCCACCGCACCAAAGAGCTTCTAGACCAGAGCTTGCAGGCATCTGGCAATATCGCTAAGAAAAATGAAGAAATCTTTGCCAAGACTCTTAGCCTAAGCCAGCAAATGGAAGAAATCATCAAGCTCTCATCGCGCACCAAAGAGCTAGGCAAGCAGGTAGAATCTATCGTGAAAAGCACCGAGCAAAAGACCAAAGAGCTAGATGGCGGGATCTCTGCGTTTAAGACTTAG